The Alkalihalophilus pseudofirmus nucleotide sequence TGGATTGGTCCAATAGTTAAATTGTATTAGTTGGTGCCACTCAGCATATAAAGGTAATGCGTTATTTAAATAGCTGTTGGAGCTAAATGGCAGGTTCATATTCCTTTGGGCCAGCTTATTCATTAAAAGCATATGAGAGGAATGATTGATCATCAGATTGATCGGCCCTTGGTTCAGACCAGCTCCTCCCTTAAATATAGCCTGAATCTCCTTGATATAGGATTGCATCACATGGGTATCAGCTTCAACTGAACTTAGTGCTACAGACTGCTCATAATCAAATTGATGCAGCTGCTCAAGCGTTTGGTCTTTTTCTTGCTTGGCTTTTTGTACATATTGCCTGACTTCATCGTCTTGCAGCGGCTTTAAGTAGACGATGTCTTGTACCTTTTGCATGGTCGCATTCGTTTGGTTGGTGAGTGCGGTTGTGACGAGCTCAAGCTGCTTTAGGCCGTTGTCGACTTCTTGTTCAAGGAAGCTCTCTTGAATTCTTCCGTTTGATGCTGGTTCAAGTGCTTGCAGCGAGGACTTCATTTGCATAAGAAGCTGCTCATATTGTGCGAGGGTTCCGGTTAAGTAATGGATAAACGGGAGATGGCATTCCTGATAGAAACGACGAATGGCCGTCCCTCCCTCTCCTTTTAAGGAGTCACTTAAACGGACGATACCCATTACGGATGTTTCAATTTGTTTAAGCTGTTCTTGCTGGTGTTCGATCTTTGTTTTTATTTCATCTATTCCACTATGTAAGCCAGACACGTCTAATGTTTTCATACATCACCTCTATTAAGCCAATAGGAATTCTTTACCTATTATCTTAGTACATTCGACATCTGGATAAAATAGGAATATATGAGGATATTGGTAGAATGAGAAGTTAACAGACGTCACCTTATATGTAGACTACACAGTCACCTATACTTGAACCTTTCAATACCCCCAGTCATCAACTCTCCACTTATCATCTTTGTCATCCCTTATTAATATCCACTTCCAATTCGTTTCGGTTGAGTTCGGCTCGAAACTGCCATCACCCCCGAATGCATTCACATTAAAGTTAGACAAAAGCACAATCACATTTTCTGCCTCAATACCGTTTGAAGAACCATTACCATATGTCAAATAGTCTTGAATAAATTCATTTGATTTATTTTCTTCATACCATAGTTCTGTCAACTCACATCCTCTAAATCCCTTGAACTTTCACTGGACAGTGACTGATGCATCAGTTATTTCCTCATCAGTAAACTTGACCGACGCTTCGATGATTACTTGCACATTTTTGGTCTTACCAGATTGGGTGTTATATAGTAATGAAAATGCAAAGACGACGACGCTAATAATAAAGATTGTTTTTTTCATGTTCAATCCCCTTAAATTTTATTCTAGACTTGACGATTACCTAGCGACGTTTATTAAACCACACAGCAAGATTCAACTTAAGAGGAAATTTGCTATGGGAGTTCATGTAGGAATACAACCTTAATAATTCTCGCATTGATAAATGGTTGGGGGTTCCTTAAATCACCAAAATATTCCAATTCCCATTTCTGTGTTTCGATTACCTGTTTGCTTAGGGGTTTTTCCCATCCAGGGTATACTCTAATCGCCATTTTTCCTTTTGTAGTTGGTGTTTTAATGATATTTTGTTCTATAAGGACTTCTTTTGGGAAAACAAATTGTCCGAAGTTATTCTCTTTAGTGAAGGTATTGATAACCAATAAGTCAGTAGCCTTTTCATTTGAAAAAGCTTGGTTTTTTGATTCCTATCTTTTTGCCAAAAAGCAACAAACTGCCCTAGCTTATTAGGTGTTATCTTTGCGACTCTAAATCTAACCGATTTCGAGTTGAGTTGAAATCTGCCTGCCCCTTAATCTGGATTTTTGCTGACATATGTTAGCGCCTCATAAAATTCATTCACTGATTCTACCTCTCCCTCATTTCTTAATAGTATCCTTCCTTCTAAAGAGGAATGTTTGGAACCTCATAGCCAGCATAGATTATTTGATAAGCAACCTCTTAGCAAGGACCCATCCGTTTAATCCGTATGAAGCTTGAACTTGGTAGTAGGTATAGTTGTTTTGTTTAATATATCTTACTAATTCTTTGATATTCTCATAATTCATAGGCCACGAATAATCTTTCGACCTATGTAACAATTCTTTATTCTTACTGGCAAATAAATGAACGTCTTCTTCAACGATATCTAACAGTATGCTGTTTGGAAGTTGGTCTTCAAAATGAAAAGTAAAAAGATCTTCGAATATAATTTTCACATTCTTTTCTTCTTCATCTAAAACGTTTATTTCTAGCCTAGAACGTTCAAAGTCTACTTGGTAATTTAATAACTTACAATCATGAACAGTGCTCATTAGTTATACTCCTTCATCCTACTTAAGCATAAATTCTAATTTATCTAATTCTACTAGGAAAGGATCTTTGTAACTTTCAACAAGGTTGGTCTCCAGATCTGCACGAAGAGCTCCTTTGATTGATGTTTTTTTATTGTATCTAGCTCTTGTATTTGTAAGTCTTCTAGTAGCTCCTCTAAACGTTTGATGAGAGTATCAAGGTAGCCATTGTCGTTCTTTACCCTCTTCTTCTTGGCTAAGTTGAGGACAATATTCGTTCGGACATGTACATCTTTTGTTTTACTAATAGGATTACTCATTTATTATCACCACGATTAAGTTGTTTAGTATGTATATGTTATATTTGAAAATTCTCTTCAAAGTGTCATTCTCCATCTATCTTATAACACTTACTAAGATTTAATAGATATGTTAGAGTTTACTAATAGGAAGTGATAAGATGTTTCAAAAGATAAATCATAACGGGCGTGGATTTAAGGTCGCTTTCAGTATCCAAACGGTGTTAATCGTTCTGCTATTTGTCAATCATTTTACAGGAGCGGAAGGTTTTATTGAAGCCGTGGTTTTTTATGGAGTTGTACTTATGTTCTTTGTACTGGCCTACCTAACCTATAAAGATCAATCGAAGGCTGGCAAGCAGGGGTAATAAACTCATCCTAGTTAAATGATTAGTTACTAGTCATTTATAAGTTATTACTTTTAATACATATTGCTTTTCTAGCTTATATACATTTATAAGTAATTTAATTACTTAATTACATGTCAAGTAAGGTGTGATTGTATGAGCATACCATCTAAAAAAGATTTTATTATAGGTAGTTTGATTTGGGCTGTACTCCTTATCTTCATTTGGATTCTTTATCGTTCTCTATTTGTTGACTTTAGTATGGTGGGAGTTATAGGAATGGTTATTATCATAAGCTTATTTTGTGCTAAATGGTTTAATACACGCTATATAATTACCCATAGAACATTAAAAATAATCTCAGGCATTTCGCACAATTCAATAGATATTGAAGATATTAACTCAATTTCTCATACCAAAAATATTTTGATAGCGCCAGCACTCTCCATTGAACGAATTGAAATTAAGTACAAACAATACGAAACAGTATATATTTCACCAAAACACACGGACAATTTTATGCAAGAATTGCTGAAAAGGAAACCCTCTATTAAAGTAGGTGTGAAGTAAAATTTTTACAATTTCATTTGAATTATTAATTAGCTGGATGCTTCAACAAATTTACTAATTGACAAAACCTCCCCGATTGGAAGGCTATGTTAAGTACTTATTCTACTGCTAGAATACCTTCTAAAGTACTTCACTAAGCCAAACTTAGCAGTCAATATTCCAATGAGTAAAACGCTTGTTTGGTACTAACAAGAACTCCTTTTTATGAATTCCCCCTTGTATACCTTTTTAATAGGTCCCCTCTCCCCTTCATTCATTTTATTCAGGATGTGGGTGATTACGTCATTAGACATCTCCTCAATTCTATTACGAATAGTAGAAATTTGAGGGCTAGTAACTAGAGTAATAGGGTGATCGTCAAAGCCGATAATAGATAGTTGATTCGGGATGTCTATGTTGTTTCTTAATGCAGAACTAATTAATCCAGCTGCTACAAAGTCACTGCCTGTCAATATGCCCTCAAATGGAAGTCCCTCCTTAAAAATTTTCTCACCTAATTCAATCCCATCCTCAATCCCACATACTTTATCAAAAACAAATTGTTCCGTGAAAGGTAAACCCTTATTATTGTGAGCTGAACGGAATCCTTTCAGTCTAGCTTGTTGCAGAGGTGAGGTAAGATTGTCTGAACAAAAAGCTAATGTTGTAAGGCCTTTATCTAAAAGATAGGTGGTTGCTTCCATCATAACTTCTTCCTCATTTATACAGAACACATCAAAATAATTACCGGAAAAATCCTCATTACAAGCAACTAGTAATCTATTTTTTGTGTATTTAGCGATTTCTTCCTCTGTTAATAAAGACGAAGCCAAGATAATCGCATCATATTCATTTTTTTGAAGTTGAATATAAATGTCTTCCTCTGTTTTTTTGTTTGCGAGAGTTTGATGTATGACTGTTTTAAATCCTTTTTTGGTACAAGCAACGGATAGGTAATGAACAAGCTGGCTGAAGTATGGATGATCTATGCTTGGAGTGATAATGGCTATACATTTTGTATGTTTATAACGGAATTGTGTAGCTAGTGAATTGGGAACAAACTGATGTTCTTGCATCACTCTTAGTACTTTTTCTCTGGTTTTTGCGGATACATGGGGATGGTTAGAAACCACTCGAGATACGGTTGATTTAGAAACCCCGCTCATCCTTGCAATATCATATATGGTAACCATTTTTCACCTCAAAAAAAGTATTGACCTGGGACCAATCCCAGCGTATATATTGAAAAAAAATAAAGGAGCTGTCTAAATGAATGTTCAATTTAATAAACCTTTCTCAAATGATTATAAAGCAAAGTATATTATCTTTTTTGATTTTGATGAAACCTATTTCCCGCATGAATGTACGGATGAACTATTATCTCATTTAAAAGAATTAGAAGAGTACTTGCAGAAGTTGGTTCATGAACACTATGTAAAAGTTGGCTGGGTAACCGGGAGTGATCTACTTCAAGTCGCTTATAAAATGAAGCGGGCTAATCTATCATTTAGTCCGCATTTCATTGCCAGCAACCTGGGTACAGAGCTTCATCATGTTAATGACAGAGACTTACTGTTTAATAAAGAATGGGGTGATAGGTTAATCAAAAGTGGCTTTTCACACTCGATCGTCACAGATATTGTAACTGAACTCTATAATGTTTATCATATAAAGCTTGTGGAGCAGACTCAATTAGGACAAAAAGGATATAAATGTAATTATTATTATTTTTGGAAGTCACATGCTCAAAGTCGATATGATTTACGGATTATCAGGCATTTAGCAGCATCTAACGGTTTAGGCATAAATATTAACCGTTGTAACCCTAAAGCTGGAGACCCAGCAGACGCTTTTGATATTGATTTTATTCCGTTAAATGCTGGAAAAAAAGAAATAGTAACATTTATGACTAGATATTATCAAGTTCCTTTCACTAACACAATTGCTTTTGGTGATAGCGGCAATGACATAGAGATGTTAAAAGCTGTCGAATATGGTTATCTTTTAGCTAACGCTACAGATGAAGCAAAGAGCTTACACGCTTCTATTACAAAGGGAACGTATTCTTTAGGTATATTAGAAACGTTGAGGACCTTATTTAGCAATGATTGATACTATAAATGGGATAATAAATTTAGAGTTCACCAACTAGTTAACGTTCAAAAGAGCACTTGATGTGAGAATAAGTGCTCTTAATAAATAGAGCCTGTCACTACCCGTATTTTGTCGATAATCTTTCGACATTCTTCGAGTAGTGACAGGTACCTGTAATCATCTCCTACTATCACCGATTGAGTATGTATATTTTATATGAGCAGACAACTCTTCTTGCTTTTTCAAACATAGTAAGTTCTATTGTCTTTTGTGATTTACCTAAACGTACTTTACAAATGATATATATAATTAATCTTTTTGTACCAAATTTATTATGGGAGAACACCTTCCTATCAGGGCCTAATACTCGTTTATTATCGAAAATATTCGCTCGACTAAATTCGATTAGGTTCGGGTGGTGCCTGTGAATTGCGCCCCCACACTCATACTTATATAAAATACTTCTCAAGAATTCAAACTTTCCATTTCCTTTATATTTATAAAAAGATTATATTTCTATCCTAATTAGTAAAATATACTTTATGAGGTGATTTTATGGATAAAGAGGATTTAAAACTCACATCTGCTGAGATAGGGACTTTGTGGGCAGAATATGTTAATGGTACAGCTGTTGATATTGTAAACAAGTATATGTTATCCATTATTGAAGATGAAAAAATAAGAACAATTTTTGAGGATGCGATAAGTACATTTGAAAAACAGAAAAATCAGATAGCAACGTTTATTAAAAATGAGGGATTTCCTGTACCAATTGGATTTACTGATTCAGACCTTAATAAAGGGACAAAAAGATTGTTTTCGGACATTTTTTGTTTACACTATTTACACGTAATGACATTACATGGTTTATTGGGACACATAACATCACTTAGTGCCTCTGTGAGAAAGGATTTGAGAATTTTTTATGATTCGTGCGATAATGACGGAAAAAGAATGTATCATCAAACGATAGAATTACTGTTAGAAAAGGGACATTTTCAAAGAGACCCTTACTTTTATCCTGAAGCAACTCCTGAATTTATTTCAGGTAGAAAATTTTTAGATGGCTACTTCGGGGACAAACGACCTTTAGCTGCGACGGAAATTATCAGTCTTTCGTTTAATTTGAAAAAGAAGGTGTTGGAGAAGACTCTTTCTATTGCATTTAGCCAAGTTGCCCAATCTAAAGAAGTAAGAAAATTTTTGGAATCATCGCAAAAGACCTCGGATAACCAAATCCAAGCACTTAGTACTATATTAAAGAAAGATAATTTGCCTGTACCAATGTCTTGGGAAACAGAAGTCACAACTTCTCAGGATTCTCCTTTTTCAGATAAGTTAATGTTGTTTCATATTGGTTTCTTGCTACAAACCGCACAAGCCTATCATGGAACTGGACTTGCTTCTGCAATGCGAACTGACCTTGCCGTAACTTATGAGAAGGTTATATTGAAAAACTTAATAGTGACAAAAGAATGGTTTAATCTAATGACGCAGTATAAATGGTTAGAAGAGCCTCCTCTATCTCCAAATAGAAAAAATCTTGCAAAAGACAAATAATCAACCAAATAACACCTCTCTTTAATGGGAGGTGTTTTATATTTGACCTTAAATAGTGCCTGTCACTACCCGTACCTTCAATATTCAATATATCAACTCCACAAATGCCACCTGAGCCATAATGTTTAACAAATTTTCTATAGTCTCTTGGGAATTTCACTTTTAAAACTTCTTCCGCCTTTTCAATAGCTTCATCTGAAACTGTTCCAATAAAATCTCCATCTTCTATATATTCATTAAGCATTTCTTCAATTTTTGGGTTCATTGGTTAATCACCTATTAAACTATTTCATTCATAAAAGCACTTGTTGTGCAAGTTGACATACAAGCGCTATCTATTTGGAATTTAAATGACATAATGGCTGATGCCTACGAACAGCAATTATAACAGAGCTGTCTCAAGTGCATGAGAGATCATAGAATCAAAACTCTCGTAAGATTGGATAACAGTCCCAGAAGGTTTATCGAGTTCTAAATAAGCACCCCCTATTGAGTCTTAACAGTACCATGCTGTATCAGAATCTCCAAAGAATATATATTGCTTTTGCCATTCATTTTCATACCAAAGTTCATTTGACTCGATAAAACCAGGCATGTCTTCATTTAATTCATTATCAAGTAGACCTTTATCAACATCATAAATTACTAATCCATTAAAATCTAATCCATCTATAGTTTTTAAAAATCTCTCATACGAATCAGGTAATACCATATTCCCGAATTTCTGCTGAATCCCTTGATTCATTTTTATTATCTCTGTATGTGATGCTCGCTTCTTAAGTGAACTTCCGTCTTTCTTTTCAATCTTTTCAATTTCTGCTAACAATTCTTTCCATGGAGTCATGACTTAATTAATCTGTAATTAAATCTAAGTAATATTGATCATTAATTTCTATCTTACTTAAAAACTCTTTAAGAGAGTCTGCAATTTTAATGTCATAATAATAAATTGAATTCGTGTTGCTTTTATTTAATTCTATAGACATTAAAGCTGATTCACTACCTTCAAAAAATATTAGTTTGTCATTTTCAAATGCATCATATATTTCAATGTCAGGATAGAACTCAAAATCATTAACTCTTAAACGGAAATCTCTTATTGAGTAAGGGTCCATAATACGATTAATATTATACTCTGACCCTTTAATAAAACCGTAACCAATCTCATTAAGAAAGTTGACTAACTCTCTTGGGAATTTTAAATTAAGTTCCTTTTCAACCTCCTTAATTTCATCTTTAGACACTGAATAGAATGTGTTTTCTTCGTTTACCTTAATAAAATCATAATTCATTATTGTTTAACTCCTTTAAAAAGTATATTAGCTGGTGACCCTGATCCATGAATTCCAGCTTGATGCTCAGTAGGGAATTTTGCAGGGTGCATATTCCACCATTCGTGTTCTCCTCCAAAAGTATTTTCAATTATATGATGAGC carries:
- a CDS encoding HAD-IIB family hydrolase — its product is MNVQFNKPFSNDYKAKYIIFFDFDETYFPHECTDELLSHLKELEEYLQKLVHEHYVKVGWVTGSDLLQVAYKMKRANLSFSPHFIASNLGTELHHVNDRDLLFNKEWGDRLIKSGFSHSIVTDIVTELYNVYHIKLVEQTQLGQKGYKCNYYYFWKSHAQSRYDLRIIRHLAASNGLGININRCNPKAGDPADAFDIDFIPLNAGKKEIVTFMTRYYQVPFTNTIAFGDSGNDIEMLKAVEYGYLLANATDEAKSLHASITKGTYSLGILETLRTLFSND
- a CDS encoding SMI1/KNR4 family protein; translated protein: MNPKIEEMLNEYIEDGDFIGTVSDEAIEKAEEVLKVKFPRDYRKFVKHYGSGGICGVDILNIEGTGSDRHYLRSNIKHLPLKRGVIWLIICLLQDFFYLEIEEALLTIYTASLD
- a CDS encoding DUF3231 family protein is translated as MDKEDLKLTSAEIGTLWAEYVNGTAVDIVNKYMLSIIEDEKIRTIFEDAISTFEKQKNQIATFIKNEGFPVPIGFTDSDLNKGTKRLFSDIFCLHYLHVMTLHGLLGHITSLSASVRKDLRIFYDSCDNDGKRMYHQTIELLLEKGHFQRDPYFYPEATPEFISGRKFLDGYFGDKRPLAATEIISLSFNLKKKVLEKTLSIAFSQVAQSKEVRKFLESSQKTSDNQIQALSTILKKDNLPVPMSWETEVTTSQDSPFSDKLMLFHIGFLLQTAQAYHGTGLASAMRTDLAVTYEKVILKNLIVTKEWFNLMTQYKWLEEPPLSPNRKNLAKDK
- a CDS encoding SMI1/KNR4 family protein → MNYDFIKVNEENTFYSVSKDEIKEVEKELNLKFPRELVNFLNEIGYGFIKGSEYNINRIMDPYSIRDFRLRVNDFEFYPDIEIYDAFENDKLIFFEGSESALMSIELNKSNTNSIYYYDIKIADSLKEFLSKIEINDQYYLDLITD
- a CDS encoding PH domain-containing protein; this encodes MSIPSKKDFIIGSLIWAVLLIFIWILYRSLFVDFSMVGVIGMVIIISLFCAKWFNTRYIITHRTLKIISGISHNSIDIEDINSISHTKNILIAPALSIERIEIKYKQYETVYISPKHTDNFMQELLKRKPSIKVGVK
- a CDS encoding LacI family DNA-binding transcriptional regulator; this encodes MVTIYDIARMSGVSKSTVSRVVSNHPHVSAKTREKVLRVMQEHQFVPNSLATQFRYKHTKCIAIITPSIDHPYFSQLVHYLSVACTKKGFKTVIHQTLANKKTEEDIYIQLQKNEYDAIILASSLLTEEEIAKYTKNRLLVACNEDFSGNYFDVFCINEEEVMMEATTYLLDKGLTTLAFCSDNLTSPLQQARLKGFRSAHNNKGLPFTEQFVFDKVCGIEDGIELGEKIFKEGLPFEGILTGSDFVAAGLISSALRNNIDIPNQLSIIGFDDHPITLVTSPQISTIRNRIEEMSNDVITHILNKMNEGERGPIKKVYKGEFIKRSSC
- a CDS encoding DUF4829 domain-containing protein encodes the protein MTELWYEENKSNEFIQDYLTYGNGSSNGIEAENVIVLLSNFNVNAFGGDGSFEPNSTETNWKWILIRDDKDDKWRVDDWGY